AGATTATCCTTCTGCGCGACATACCGTTGTATTCTGTTTGCGAACACCATCTTTTGCCTTTTTTAGGCAAGGCAAATATCGCTTATATTCCCAAGAACGGTCGGGTAACCGGGTTAAGCAAGCTTGCCCGCATAGTGGATATTTTGGCCCGCCGGCCGCAGGTTCAGGAAAGGTTAACCACGCAAATTGCCGAGATCGTGATGAGCAAGTTAAAGCCGCTGGGAGTAATGGTGGTTATCGAAGCTGAGCATTTATGTATGTCTATGCGCGGGGTAAGGAAACCCGGGACGATGACGGTAACCAGCGCGGTGCGCGGGATCTTTAAAGAGAATGAGAAGACCCGTTCTGAAGCGCTGGCTTTAATGCGGTAATGAAAGGAAAGGAAGAAAGAGCTTTGAGAAAAATTCTGATTTTGTTATTTTTCGCGTTTATTTTATCCGGCTGCGCTACTTATAAATTTCAGAAATCCGTTTCATCCGGAAATCAGGGTTATTTGGTTACTTATGATGGGGATCCTATTTTGGAATATACCATTGGGAAAGAAAAAACCCTGCCGGATTTAGCTTTAGCCAAGGAGCGTTTTAAGCGCCGCCGGTCGACAATTGAGTATTATTATAAGCAGAGCGGCCAGATTGAGTCCCGATTTAAAGAATTCCTCTGGGATGTGCCGGCAATGTGCATGGATTTTGTGAGCGGTGTTTTACGTTGGCCGTTTATTGCCGTATCCGATTATAAATACAACCATAATCCTAAATATAAAGAAAGAATGGACAGGCTGGATCAAGAGAGGGAGGCATTGGAGAAAGCCCGGATAAACAGCTTAAAAGAAAAACTTACTGCCTATATCGCTCAAGATCTAGCCAAAGAACATTTACCACAAAGTAAAGTTGTTGAAACCCCCGTTACGCCTAAATCTCCTGAGCCGGTTGTTTTGCCGTTTGCTCAGGGGGCCTTGCCGCCAGCCCCACCGGTATCTTTGGCAGTTCAGACGCAAGTTCCTAAAAAAATAGAAACACCTAAGACCGAAACACCAGTTATAAAAGAACCAATTTCTCCGGTCTTGGCCACCGCACCGGCACCAATCAAAACAGTATTGGAGCCTCCGGTTGCCGTGATTACTGCAAAACCCATAAAAGGTTATTCTCCGCTTACGGTAAAATTTTCCGGGCAGAAATCATATTCTAAAAACGGCAAAATCGTTTCTTATAATTGGGATTTTGGCGACGGAGATACCTCATCCAAGAAAAATCCCGAGAACACTTATTGGAGTACTGTTTATGGAGCGCGTAATTTTACCGTAACCCTTACAGTCAAGGACGCAGCAGGCTCAACCTCCAGCGCCACTTCAATAATCGAAGTATCCACCCCCTAAAGGCGAAACAGTTTCCCAGCTAATCGGGAAACAGGGTTAACTAAAGTAAAAATTTATTCAAAAGCCCGTAATTATTACCAAGATTTCTTTCCGTGTAACTGCAAAAAGTATAATCTTTGGGGCTGTTTACTAATTTTGCCCTTACAGGGTTTGTTTCGATATAGGAAATACAGTCTAGCACATACCGATTTTTAACAATCAATTTCGCTTTAAATTTACCCTGCCAAAGATGGCCAACCTTGTTGTATTTTTTATTATAATAAGCAGTATAGGAACGTTGCAGGCATTGCATAAAATTAGATAATTTTTCCGGCACGACCGGTTGCCCCATCAAATGGACATGATTAGGCATTAAGCAGTAACCATATAGATGGAAAGAATACTTCATTTTGTAATGTTTTAGTTGTCCAAGGTAGAACCCGAAGTCACTTTTTTCAATAAAAACTATTTGTTTCTGATTTCCTCTTGCATAAATATGATAACAGGCGTTTTCGATTAATATTCTTGTTTTTGTCATTTCTCCTCCTTAGCCCCCGTTTCCCGATTGGGTCGGAAACAGTTTCGGGTTTTGGGTTTAATTTAGTAGTTTATCCAGGCTTCGGTATTGCACTGCCTCCGCAACATGCTCGGCGCAAATTATTTCCTCTTGGTTTAAATCCGCAATCGTCCGGGCAACTTTCAGTATTTTATCATAAGCCCTGGCGGAGAACCCTAATTCGGACATCGCCATCCGTATCAACTTTTGCGCGTTCTCATCCAGAAGACAATGTTCCTTGATTAATTTACTCTGCATTTGGGCATTGCAAAATATTCCCGTTGATTTAAATCTTTCCCGTTGAATGGCGCGCGCATTTTCCACGCGCTGCCTGATTGCTTGCGAGGTTTCCGTGTTTTTTATCTCGGATAATTCCCGGTATTTTACCTGCGGAACTTCAATATGTATATCAATCCGGTCAAGCAGGGGGCCGGAAATCTTGCCTAAATAATTCCTGATTTTTGTGGTATTGCAATGGCAGGTTTTCTGCGGGCTAAAATAATTCCCGCAGGGGCAAGGGTTAAGGGCTGCGGCCAAAATAAAATTAGCCGGAAAAACCAAAGTCCCTTTTAAGCGGCTGACGCAAATTAAATTATCTTCCAGCGGTTGCCTCAATGCTTCCAAGGCCTTACGGCTGAACTCCGGTAATTCATCCAGAAATAAAACTCCATGATGAGACAGGCTTATTTCTCCCGGCTTAGGAATGCTGCCTCCGCCAATTAATGCGATATCTGAAATACTGTGGTGGGGAAAGCGGAAAGGCCGGGTTCCGATAAAACCATCCTTGTTTAACAATGCCTTTGCTACTGAATGGATCCGGGTTATTTCCAGGGCTTCTTGTAAGCTGAGGCTGGGCATAATGGTGGGGATTCTTTTGGCAAGCATAGTTTTACCGCTGCCCGGCGGCCCCAGCAAAACAATATTGTGCCCGCCTGAGACAGCTACCTCAATAGCTCGCTTAGCAAAATATTGGCCTTTGACTTCGGAAAAATCCAGGCTGTAATTCGCGTTTGTCTTAAGGATTTCTTCGGGAGCCAGTTTAAATGGCTGCCTGAGGCCGGGGTCGGCTAAGAATTGCACGACTTCTTTTAAAGTTCTTAAAGGCCAGGCAGATATTTCCGGTATAATCCCGGCTTCTTTGGCATTTTCTTCGGGAAGTATAAGGTTCTTCAGCGGTAATTTTGCCATGGTTAAACTTATTGCCAGGACTCCGTGAACTGGCCGTAGCTGCCCGTCCAGAGATAGCTCTCCCAGAAAAGAGTAATTTTTAATAAGATCCTCATTAATTTGTTTGGTTGCCGCCAGAATGCCTAAAGCAATGGCTAAGTCAAAGCATGCCCCCTCTTTTTTGATGTTGGAAGGGGCCAGGTTCACGGTTATTCTCTCCGCGGGCCACTGGAAACCCGAATTTTTGATTGCCGAGCGCACCCTCTCTTTGCTTTCTTTTATCGCCGTGTCGGCTAAACCGACCAAGGTAACTACCGGAAGCCCCCTGGCAACATCGATTTCTATTTCAACCGGGTAGGCTTCCAGGCCCAAGAGGCCAAAGCTGTAAATTTTTGAGATCATCGTTTCTCCTTTCTAGGATAATAGACGTATTGAACAGGGGAATCTAACCGAAAAAAGCTTGCTTTTTAGGCCGAGGATTATATAATATAGGCTTATGAATAAGGATGCGGTTAAGAACATAGTGCTTATCTTATTACTGGGTATTACTGTTTTTAGTATGGTCAAGTACGTCAGTGAATTAAGGGAAAGATTTAGGCTCCAAGAAAGCTTGGTCCAAACCCAGGACCAGGTTACCGTCTTAGCCCAAGAGAAGCAAAACCTATTGCAAGACTTAAAGAAAGAGAAAGAGTCCAAAGAGCAACTGGAGCTGAAAAACGCGAAACTTAAAGGATATCTACGGGCAGGCGGGAACAGGATTAGGCGCCTTTTTCGGGATAATGCCATAAGCCAGAATAATCTTGAGGACGCAAGCGCCAGGCTCTCCATATTAAAGGCGGAGAATCGGGCTCTTATTGACAGCCATAAACGTATTTATATGGAAAATGAAGGATTTAAATTAAAATTAAGTTCGGTTGTTGAGTTAAAAAAAGCAATCAAAGAGTTAAAGGCCAAAAAGCGCAGAAGTCCCGATTCGGAAGCAGGAGGCAACCAGGGTTTTTTGATCAGGGATAGCCAGCCAACTGCTTTAGAGAAGGTTAAGATCGAAGTTCTTCCTGCCCAAACTAAAAAATAATGAGAGATTTTTTCGCGGAGATTTATAGGAACAAGGTTTTGATGACGACTATCTCGGCTTGGTTGATTGCTCAGACGATTAAAGTGGCCATCGGAGTCATCCGGATGAAGAGGTTTGATTTCCGCTTATTTATCGGCAGCGGCGGGATGCCTTCTGCCCACGCGGCCGGGGCCGCATGTTTAGGGACAAGCATAGGAATTGAGCATGGATTTGACAGCGTTTATTTTGCTTTAGCGTTTGCTTTTGCCATTGTGGTTATGTTCGATGCTCAAGGAGTGCGCCGCTCAGCGGGTAAACAGGCCGGTATTTTAAATAAAATTATGGAGGATATATATTGGCAGGGCAAGATCCAGGAGTTGCGTTTGCGTGAACTTATCGGGCATACTCCCGTAGAAGTAATTGTGGGGTTATTTTTAGGTATTGTTATTGCTTTGGTATCTTACAGGAGGTCTTAATGAATAAAAAATATTTGGTTATAATTATAGCGGTAGCGATAATCGCGGGAGTTTTGGTGGTTTTAGCCGGCAAAAAGATAAACAACCCGGTTGGCCCGGCCGGCCGTTCATCTGTGCGTATCTGGTTGAACCAAGCGCGCCAGTTTGAGGCCAAAGGCAACCTGCTTGAGGCAAAATTATTGTATCAGAAACTGGTGAATGATTTTCCGGAGTCCCCGGATGTAGCGTATTGGCAGAAGAAGGCTGAAGATATAAATATTAAATTATTATTTTCATCCGTGGTTACTCCGAAAAGCATAGTCTATAAGATCAGGCCCGGAGACACCATCAATAAGATCGCCCGCGAACATAAAACCACTCCGGAGTTGATTATGAAGAGCAATAATATCAATGATGCGCTGATAATTCCGGGCCGGGCAATAAAGATTTGGAACGCGCCTTTTAGCGTCCTGGTTAATAAATCCCAGAACATACTTATGCTTAAAAGCGATGAAGAGATATTCAAGACATACATCGTGTCCACCGGAAAAAATAACTGCACTCCCGTGGGCACATTTAAAATTGTCAATAAACTTACCAATCCCACCTGGTTTAAGGCCGGGGCGATAGTTCCGGCGCAAAGCGCGCAAAATGTGCTGGGTACCCGTTGGATGGGTTTTGATTTAGCCGGTTATGGCATCCACGGGACCACCGAGCCAAAAGAGCTGGGCAAACAGGTAACCCAGGGATGCGTGCGCTTGAATAATTCTGATGTTGAAGAACTTTACAATATTATCCCAGTCGGGACAGAAGTTACCGTCATTGATTAATCCTTATGGCCGGACTAGATTTTGAAAAACCTATCCTAGAGCTAGAGAAAAAAATCCAAGAGCTTAAATCTTTTATGGCTGAAAAAAAGATTGATTTGTCTTCAGAAATCAAGAAGCTCGAAGAGAAGCTGGAGCATTTAAAAAAAGATACTTATATTAATCTTAGCGCTTGGCAAAAAGTGCAGCTTGCCCGCCATCCCAAGCGGCCTTATACATTGGATTATATCGGTATGATTATGTCGGACTTTGTGGAACTGCACGGCGACCGGCTTTTTAGCGATGATAAGGCGATGATTTGCGGTTTGGCAAAGCTGGATAAAATTAAGGTTATGGTCATCGGGCATCAAAAAGGCCGCGACACCAAGGAAAATTTAAAACGCAATTTTGGCTGCGCCCATCCGGAAGGATACCGCAAGGCCTTGCGGGTAATGCAATTGGCTGAAGAATTTGATTTGCCGATCGTAGTCCTTATTGATACCCCCGGAGCATATCCGGGTATCGGGGCTGAAGAGCGCGGGCAGTCTCACGCGATCGCGCTGAATTTACGGGAGATGGCCTCGATTAGCGTGCCGATTATGGCGATTGTGATTGGAGAAGGAGGCTCAGGAGGGGCTCTTGGGGTGGGGGTGGCTGACCGGGTGGCGGTTTTAGAAAATTCATATTATTCGGTTATTTCTCCGGAAGGATGCGCGGCAATCCTTTGGAAGGACGGGGCCAAGGCCCCTCAAGCGGCAGAGGTATTAAAACTTACCGGCCAGGATCTTTTAAAAATGGGCATTATCGACGAGGTAATCCCCGAACCCCTGGGCGGAGCGCATCGTGACGCGCAAAAAACCGCTTTAAACATCAAGGAAGCAATTTTAAGGAATTTTAAGGAATTAAGGCTTTTGGATAAAGAAGCATTGCTTAAATTAAGGTATAAGAAGTTCAGGTCAATGGGTGTTACCGGATGATTGAGCAGGAGCTAATTTTATTAGGCCTGTTACGCCAAAGCCCCAAGCACGGTTACGAAATTAAGGTAAAAGCGCGCGAAATCCTCTCCTCTTTTGCCGGAGTCCAGTTAAAGTCAATATATTACCCCCTAAGAATTTTAGAAAAAAAAGGCCTGCTTACCAAGTGCGCGGATAAATTAGGCAGCAGGCCAAGGCGTTTTGTCTATTGCCTTACCGAAAAGGGTAAAGAGCGCTTTGAGATATTGCTTAATAAAAACCTGCTGGATTTTACGCGCCCCCAGTTTACTCTTGACCTAAGTTTATATTTCCTCAACTTCTTGAAACCAGCTTTAGCCCGGCGCCGGCTAAAGAAGAGGCTGGAAATTTTAGGAAAGATCTCCAGCGGCATAGAAAAGATGCTAAAAACCAAAGAATTAAAAGAATCCCTGGCGATTTCCCGGATTATGGAACATAATCTCTGCCTGCTGCGTGCCGAGTCTTCCTTCCTGAGTTCACTCCTCCAAAAAATTTAAATAGGGACAGCGACCATTTTTCTCTAAGCTAAACTTCCAAAAAATGGTCGCTGTCCCTATTTATTTAGGCATAAAAGACGTTGAAAATACTATGGTTAGAACAAGGTAACGGTTCAATAGGGGGACGTTTATATTTTTTTAAAGTTGAAGCTGTAAAAAATAGAAACGTCCCATTTCTTTTAAGGCGGACAGCAAGTTTTTATGCCCCCGTCGGCAAAATCAGTAAAAAAAGTAAAATAGTGCTTGACAAAACATATTATTTTATATATTATTTCATATATAATATAGTAATTGCTATAACATACCATAATGATTTTTTCAAATGGAGGAAACATAATGGCTAAAATATTGATCTCACCGGGTGAAATCAGCAAAATCCACAATATCTCCTATCAGACGATAAACTACTATACAAATTTAGGCCTGTTGATGGTCAAGAAAAGGAACGCCAATAACCGGCTTTATAGTTCCCGGCAGGTAAGCGCCTGCTTAAAGAAGGTCAATGACCTTAAAAGCCGGGGGTATTCCCTGAAACTTATCTGTGATCTGTTAAGAAAGGGTTAAATGAGCTATTATTCGGTCCTTGGACTAAAAAAAGAGCCTTTTTCCAACAGCCCTGACCCGGAATTTTTTTACGAGTCAAATGAGCATAAGGCGGCGCTGATGCGCCTGCTGGTTGAAATACGCCTGCGCCGGGGTTTGAGCGTCATCTTAGGCGATGTTGGAGTAGGCAAGACAACCCTTTCGCGTAAACTTTTTCAAATGCTCAAAGAGCGCCCGGATATGCTTTTTTATATGATTATGGACCCTACCGCCCAAAGCGAGGAGCTTTTTCTGGAATCATTAGTGCGCACATTCAATATCCAGGACCAGATCCAGGGCAAAGCAAGCATCCTTGATTATAAAGAGGCGATTAAAAAACACCTTTTCCAAAAAGGGGTTGAAGAGAATAAAACCATAGTTTTGGTGGTGGATGAAGCGCAGAAGTTAAACGCCGATTCGCTGGAAATTTTACGCGTTTTACTGAATTATGAAACAAATGAATTTAAATTACTGCAGTTGGTGCTTTTTGCGCAGATGGAACTTTTGCCGC
The nucleotide sequence above comes from Candidatus Omnitrophota bacterium. Encoded proteins:
- a CDS encoding divergent PAP2 family protein, giving the protein MRDFFAEIYRNKVLMTTISAWLIAQTIKVAIGVIRMKRFDFRLFIGSGGMPSAHAAGAACLGTSIGIEHGFDSVYFALAFAFAIVVMFDAQGVRRSAGKQAGILNKIMEDIYWQGKIQELRLRELIGHTPVEVIVGLFLGIVIALVSYRRS
- a CDS encoding PadR family transcriptional regulator; the encoded protein is MIEQELILLGLLRQSPKHGYEIKVKAREILSSFAGVQLKSIYYPLRILEKKGLLTKCADKLGSRPRRFVYCLTEKGKERFEILLNKNLLDFTRPQFTLDLSLYFLNFLKPALARRRLKKRLEILGKISSGIEKMLKTKELKESLAISRIMEHNLCLLRAESSFLSSLLQKI
- a CDS encoding YifB family Mg chelatase-like AAA ATPase, which codes for MISKIYSFGLLGLEAYPVEIEIDVARGLPVVTLVGLADTAIKESKERVRSAIKNSGFQWPAERITVNLAPSNIKKEGACFDLAIALGILAATKQINEDLIKNYSFLGELSLDGQLRPVHGVLAISLTMAKLPLKNLILPEENAKEAGIIPEISAWPLRTLKEVVQFLADPGLRQPFKLAPEEILKTNANYSLDFSEVKGQYFAKRAIEVAVSGGHNIVLLGPPGSGKTMLAKRIPTIMPSLSLQEALEITRIHSVAKALLNKDGFIGTRPFRFPHHSISDIALIGGGSIPKPGEISLSHHGVLFLDELPEFSRKALEALRQPLEDNLICVSRLKGTLVFPANFILAAALNPCPCGNYFSPQKTCHCNTTKIRNYLGKISGPLLDRIDIHIEVPQVKYRELSEIKNTETSQAIRQRVENARAIQRERFKSTGIFCNAQMQSKLIKEHCLLDENAQKLIRMAMSELGFSARAYDKILKVARTIADLNQEEIICAEHVAEAVQYRSLDKLLN
- a CDS encoding acetyl-CoA carboxylase carboxyltransferase subunit alpha yields the protein MAGLDFEKPILELEKKIQELKSFMAEKKIDLSSEIKKLEEKLEHLKKDTYINLSAWQKVQLARHPKRPYTLDYIGMIMSDFVELHGDRLFSDDKAMICGLAKLDKIKVMVIGHQKGRDTKENLKRNFGCAHPEGYRKALRVMQLAEEFDLPIVVLIDTPGAYPGIGAEERGQSHAIALNLREMASISVPIMAIVIGEGGSGGALGVGVADRVAVLENSYYSVISPEGCAAILWKDGAKAPQAAEVLKLTGQDLLKMGIIDEVIPEPLGGAHRDAQKTALNIKEAILRNFKELRLLDKEALLKLRYKKFRSMGVTG
- a CDS encoding AAA family ATPase, whose amino-acid sequence is MSYYSVLGLKKEPFSNSPDPEFFYESNEHKAALMRLLVEIRLRRGLSVILGDVGVGKTTLSRKLFQMLKERPDMLFYMIMDPTAQSEELFLESLVRTFNIQDQIQGKASILDYKEAIKKHLFQKGVEENKTIVLVVDEAQKLNADSLEILRVLLNYETNEFKLLQLVLFAQMELLPRIKEIKNFFDRIVLKYVINPLDEPETRDLISFRLRQSGFNTELKLFTDEAVNEIQHYSQGYPRRINLICHNALRNLIMGNKTVIDGALIRDLVARSVV
- the folE gene encoding GTP cyclohydrolase I FolE, whose amino-acid sequence is MDNFTVLLALGNAMNKIKIEKAVRQILEAIGEDPKRKDLLDTPRRVAQMYEEIFSGIKQDPEKELEVILDQKHHEIILLRDIPLYSVCEHHLLPFLGKANIAYIPKNGRVTGLSKLARIVDILARRPQVQERLTTQIAEIVMSKLKPLGVMVVIEAEHLCMSMRGVRKPGTMTVTSAVRGIFKENEKTRSEALALMR
- a CDS encoding MerR family transcriptional regulator, translated to MAKILISPGEISKIHNISYQTINYYTNLGLLMVKKRNANNRLYSSRQVSACLKKVNDLKSRGYSLKLICDLLRKG
- a CDS encoding L,D-transpeptidase family protein encodes the protein MNKKYLVIIIAVAIIAGVLVVLAGKKINNPVGPAGRSSVRIWLNQARQFEAKGNLLEAKLLYQKLVNDFPESPDVAYWQKKAEDINIKLLFSSVVTPKSIVYKIRPGDTINKIAREHKTTPELIMKSNNINDALIIPGRAIKIWNAPFSVLVNKSQNILMLKSDEEIFKTYIVSTGKNNCTPVGTFKIVNKLTNPTWFKAGAIVPAQSAQNVLGTRWMGFDLAGYGIHGTTEPKELGKQVTQGCVRLNNSDVEELYNIIPVGTEVTVID
- a CDS encoding PKD domain-containing protein codes for the protein MKGKEERALRKILILLFFAFILSGCATYKFQKSVSSGNQGYLVTYDGDPILEYTIGKEKTLPDLALAKERFKRRRSTIEYYYKQSGQIESRFKEFLWDVPAMCMDFVSGVLRWPFIAVSDYKYNHNPKYKERMDRLDQEREALEKARINSLKEKLTAYIAQDLAKEHLPQSKVVETPVTPKSPEPVVLPFAQGALPPAPPVSLAVQTQVPKKIETPKTETPVIKEPISPVLATAPAPIKTVLEPPVAVITAKPIKGYSPLTVKFSGQKSYSKNGKIVSYNWDFGDGDTSSKKNPENTYWSTVYGARNFTVTLTVKDAAGSTSSATSIIEVSTP
- a CDS encoding transposase gives rise to the protein MTKTRILIENACYHIYARGNQKQIVFIEKSDFGFYLGQLKHYKMKYSFHLYGYCLMPNHVHLMGQPVVPEKLSNFMQCLQRSYTAYYNKKYNKVGHLWQGKFKAKLIVKNRYVLDCISYIETNPVRAKLVNSPKDYTFCSYTERNLGNNYGLLNKFLL